The sequence ATACATTAGAATGCGAGAAGAAGAAATCCCTAAAGATTTAGAGGACCAACGCGGTCGTGAACATACTGAAGCAATCCAGAAGATTATGGATAAAGTCAAAGAAGTGAAAGCTTTACAGGTAAAAGGATATAGTATTAGAAAAATAGCTGATGAGACAGGCTATACAAAGCGCACAATAAAAAATTACTTATCGCCTGATTTCAATCCTATTCATGGTCAATATGGTGTACAGCGTCCCGGAAAACTGTCCCCTTTTAGAAATGAAGTGATTGCTTTGCGCTCAAAAGGAACAACTTATAAAGAGATTCATGCTTCTATTTTACAGAAAGGATATACAGGCTCAGAAGCTGCGATTAGACAATTCATAGCGAAAGAAAAAAGGTTACAAGGTGACCTGGAAAACGATGTCATCGCTGGTTCCACGGAGATTGTGGAAAGAAAATGGCTTATAAAGTTACTCTACAAGCCACTAGATAAAGTGAAAGCCATTTCCCTCGAACAAGTAGAAAATGTTGTTGAGAAATATCCACTAGTCGGTACATTAATTCGCTTGGTTTGGCGTTTCAAAGAGATTCTTCAATCGGGAGAGAAAGAGTTGTTACATACATGGATTTCAGAAGCAGCAGCCCTCGAATTAAATGAATTGACTAGCTTTCTCAATGGTATTAAAAAAGATATAGATGCGGTTGAAAATGCATGTACGCTTCCATATAACAACGGATTAGCTGAAGGAAGCATAAATAAGTTAAAAACCATCAAACGCATCATGTATGGCAGAAACAGTTTTGAACTTCTACGGAATAAACTATTGTTGCTTGAATCCCGTAAATTCAACTAACATTGGAAAGAACCTATTTGACGCTTACAAATAGACTAGAAAGTACAACAGAATCTTCTGTTTGAAAAAGATTATCAATCCCATCACATATCATTGACAGATACGGTAATAATGAATTTGAAATATTGGATAGAACATCTTCTGGTAAGTTTATTAGCCGGTAAAGCATTTTTTTACATTCGTATACTTCACTAATTAACTGGCTTCTGGAGACTTGCACTAAATCCATAAATACCACCTCGGTTAATGTCTGCTTGTATTTTCCCCTTACGTTATCACTGGCTCAAAACTATGCACACATGGCTCAATTCAGTCGTAATATTTGTTATTGAACTAACCTGCTGCGTTAGTTCAACAAGTAAGAAGAGCTGCCTAAGCAGCCACATGATTTTTAACTAAGCACCCGTTACTTTAAGGGCATAACTTCACAATCCTGAATAAAAGCGAGTGTTTTTTCATATAGCTTTGGTTGAATGTCTGAATAAGTAAGATTATCTGATAGACTATCAATCAGTTTTAGTTCATCAATTTCCGAAACTGGTAACTGACCAATCTCCTTTATCCTCCCCAAATATAATCTTCCAAAAGTTTTAGTAACAGAATCATCCATTGAATAATCGCAAATTGGAATTAAATCAACATCTGTACAACCAGTTTCTTCAAATAACTCTCTTTTTGCTGTTTCCTCGATTGTTTCTCCCTGTTCCCTATGACCACCCGCAATTTCCCACGTATTTCTTTCTTTATGTCTCACATAAACCCATTTCCCTTTATAAATGGCACTTATTACTGCAAATTCTAACTTATTTTCATTTACAGAATTTAAATAATAAAATGCGAGTTTCATATTTACACCTCATTTTTTTGGAACTTCCCGTAATTATTGTACTAAAGCATCCGTTAGTTTAAGTGCAATCATTCACATACTAAAGGGGTCTCGTTGAATTAACCTTAGAATTGATTCCAGTCTTTTTTAACAAAGAAAAAGAGTAGTAGTCATAATACTTACCCCTAAATAAATGCTTATCTCTGTAAATCCCTTCATTCTTAAATCCTAGCTTTTCTAATAATTTTATAGAATTGATATTTTCCAAAGCTACAAATGCGTTAATTCTATTCAGTCCCATATTATTAAAACCACTTTCAATTGCGCTTATCAATGCCTCTTTCATATATCCCTTTCCCCAATATTCGTGCCATAAATCATAGCCTATCTCCGCTATATTGTTTGTTCTGTCCCAATAATCAAATCCACAAGTTCCAATTTGTTCTTGGTTAGCACCTTTTTTGACTAATATCCAACGATTGCATCCCTTTACTTCTGGATTTTTACTCCATTCAACAAACTCTATTGCATCATTTCTACTTATAAATAATTCTTCATCATATAAAAATTCACATACTCTTTCATCACTAAAAAGTCTATAAATAAAATCAACATCCTTATGATTTACATTTCGCAATAACAACCTATCTGTTTCTAAATTCGAAAATTTTTTATGTTCAATCATTTTGACAACTCCTAAACATCTATTAAATTATCCTGTCCGTTAGCCATCCATGAAGCGCAAAATCAGCGCTACACTACAGAAAATGAAAGGTGATTAAGTTCTTTCATGGGAGTTTTACAAGTAAACACTAATTTCCAACTATTTTGTTCTCTGTTCCATTGACAATTCTCTTTATATTTTGTCGATGTAGGATGATTATTGATACGCTTATTAGTAGAGAAAGTGCGATGATAACCTTATCTTCAAATAGAAGACTGTAAATGAATAGTGCTATACTAGCCAACATTGAACTTAGTGATACATACTTAGAGAATAGCAAAGTTAACACAAACACAACAAAACCAACAAAAACACCTAAAGGAGTAAAAAATAAGAAAACTCCAGTTGCGGTCGCAACAGCCTTTCCACCTTTAAAACTAGCAAAAACAGAAAATATGTGCCCTAATATGGCTAATAAACCACATACAATAGGGTTAACTGTAGAACCAAGTATTAGGGGAAGTAAACAAGCAAATGTACCTTTTAATATATCAGCAATTGCAACAATTACTCCTGCTTTTATGCCTAAAACTCTATAAGCATTAGTTGCACCAAGATTACCACTACCGTAATCACGAATATCTTTCTTATAAAATATTTTACCGATTACTAAAGCAAATGAGATTGAGCCTATTAAATAACTTAGAATCAAAATTAAAATGTTCAAAGTATTATCTCCTTACATAGTTTGTTAAGTAAGTATTTCTATTTATTGCACATGGTTTCCTGCAATCCTCCTTACATTAACCTGCCCCTTTCATTTAATTAGAAAAAGAGCCGTTTTATCAGCTCAATGTTCTTCAAGTAAAGCACCCGTTAGCCCTCCATGAAGCGCAAATTCAGCGCTACACTACAGAAAATGAAAGTGAGGATCGTTCTTTCATGGGAGTTTAACAAGGTTAGTCATTAAAACTACCAGTTTTAATAAGGATTCCTTCCTTATCAAGCCTTTTGTGATTGTAAGGAACATAGCTTAATTTCTTGTATTTTTCACTCCAAATTATATTTATGAAATGGGATGATTCTTGAAGAAAACGGTCAGGAGACACGTTCTCATAACGATAACATTCATTAGGGTATGTTTCACCGAACCCAAATAATTCAAGAACATCTTCTTCGATTGCAATTCCACCGATTTTAAACTCATAAACGGAATATAACTCTTTAAGAAAATTTGTAAAGTCTGTAATTTCCTCTTTTTTTATTCCGATTTGGTCCCACTCTAAAGCATCAAAGATAGAACCAAAAAACCAAAAATTAACCATTATTGCATTTGAAGAGACCATTTCTATTTGTAATGTCGCTTTTCGTTTCCTTGATAAATAGACGTATAATCTTAATCTTAAAGAATGTATGTAATTTGTTTGTGGGTCTTCTTCGTCAAAAGGATAGCCTCTATCAAAAAAATCAATAATTTCATCAATGTTTTTGTCATAGATTTCAATTCTATTTCTGACCTTGGACAAGTTAAATATAATATCCTGTATAGCTTCTTTTTTCTTTTCTTTAAGTTCCAACAAGAAACTAACTTCAAGGAAAGGACCACCTTGTAACCATTGGGACCACTGCATCAATTACACCTCCCAAGTTTTAGGATAAATTATATTACAAATTCGATTTCTTTCTTCAACTAAGCTGCTGCTTTAGTTGAAATTTTTTTACATTTTGATAGTCGTTCATAATATACCCCTTTTAAAATGTATTTTTAATGATTTATTCCGTTACATTGAACAACCGATTTATATGAGACCTATCATAAAATAGTGGAGGCTCAAGAGATAAACCGGGGGAAGTTCTTCAACATATATTCATCAATATTCACTAGCAAGCACCTACCCCTTTTTATGTTTGTTCAAATTCACTAAAATACATTCTTTTGTTTTATTTTCATCAAACAAGCCCCCAAGCTAACTCATTTCTTCATAAAATACTTACGCCCCAGCCGTTCCACAAGCGTCGGTGCGACAGCATGTAATTTACTCGTAACGCCCATATACCAAGGCAAATCAACATCCCTCACCGGATGTCCTACTGTTTTCATCACCGCATCGACAACATCTTCCACTGCCAATAAATGCCGACCAAGCGATGTGCGATAGCTACCGGTATCGTCTGCCAAATCCAGAAAAGGCGTGTCAATTGGACCAGGATTAATTGTTGTGACGTGGATACCAAATGGAGCCACTTCCATGCGTAAAGCATTGGTATAGCCAATCATCGCGTGCTTCGACGCTGCGTAAATTGAAGCTTTCGGTGTTGCTACCTTCCCTGCTTGGGAACCGAGAAAAATAAGGTGCCCTTGTCGACGTTCCAGCATCCCCGGCAGCAAACGCTTGGTTAGCTGCATAGGTGCAACAACGTTGACAGCCATCATGCTCTCAATCGATTCATCCGACGTTTCATGCGCATAATTAAATGTGCCGACACCGGCCGAAAAGATAACAATATCCGGTGTACCAATTTGCGCCAACAACCGTTCCACGTCCTCTTTGTTCGATAAATCCGCAGGTACCGTTTGTGCACCTGCATTTTGTAATTCCCACAGCTTGTCTGGTGCTCTACCTGTTGCCCACACATCGTGACCTTCTTGCAACAATCTTTTCGTCAGCGCATAGCCGACACCACTCGTCGCGCCTGTCACGACAACTGACTTACGCTTGTTCATAGTGATAAACGCCGCCTTCATCACGTGTTTCAACGACAAGTCCTTCATCGACAAGATAATCTGTTTGGCCAATTGTTTCGGATAATGTAAGGCCTAGTTCTTTTTCATAAACGGCTGGGAATAGTTCTTTTGTGAGTTCAAAAATCGTACGCGGTCCACCATCCATCATGGCAAGCACCTTCATCGCCCGTTCGCGCTGCTTCACTAGGCGGTTTTCAATCAACGCATGAATATTGCGCACTTCATTGCCATGCCCACTGTATATAATATCGACAGGCAATGTCAGAAGCCGTTTCAATGATGCGTTATATTGTAATAACGAACGTGGACGCCCCATCTTCGGATCAAGTGGCGGCTCAATGAGCGGGTTAGAAGATACTTTTTCAAGCACAAGATCCCCGCCAATCATTTCACCGGTTTGTTCATTCCAAAAAACGAGATGACTTTGCGCATGGCCGGGTGTTTCCATAACCGTCCAGCCTGCGTGTCCTGGCAGTGCATCTCCCTCAGCAAGTGTCCGATTGAGCGGTCGCTCGCCCATTAACGCAGCAGAACGCTTCATGCGCTTGACCCAAATGAGATATTCTTCTGGAACTCCTTCCTCCATCAGACGCTCCAAATAAAACGCATCATGATACTTGAAGAAATCATCGTCCCGCTTCAACCAAAGGTCATTATACGTATGCCCCAGCACAGTAGCCCGTTCAAATGCATCCATCCAACCGGCATGATCAGGATGGTGATGTGTCAAAATAACTTGTTCAATATCGTTGAACGAATAACCCGCTTCTCTAATGCCATGCTCCAGCGCTGCGTATGCTTCGGGTGTTTTCGGTCCTGCGTCGACCAGTGACAGCGTATCTCCTTTCATCAGAAATGCATTGACATCGCCCACTGCGAATGGTGTTGGTATGATAATTTTATGTATCATCAATAAAAGTCCCCTTTGTATAAATGAATGAGTATTCAGTCCATTGTACCTTTTTTAGAGGGTGGCGTCACCTTTTGAATTCTCAAAATATGCTATAATAAAATTAATTTCACAGAATCATTATCTTAGTTAGGAGAGTGTCTCATAATGGGCTTATTCGGATTTTTCAAAAGTCAATTTATCGAAGTGATAGAATGGACGGATAGCAGTACCAATACGATGGTGTACCGTTTCCCTGTCCAAAACAATGAAATTAAAATGGGAGCAGAGTTAACTGTACGAGAGTCGCAAGTCGCTATTTTTGTCAATGAAGGCGAGATTGCCGATGTTTTCGGGCCTGGACGCCATCAATTATACACGCAAAATATGCCGATTCTAACGAAGTTGAAATCGTGGAAACACGGCTTTGAATCTCCTTTTAAAGCAGAGGTCTATTTTGTCAATACGAAGCAATTTATCAATCAAAAATGGGGCACTTCTAATCCAATTATGATGCGGGATGCTGAATTTGGTATGATTCGTTTACGTGGCTACGGGATTTATTCCTACCGGGTGTCTGAGCCAACTGTATTCCTGAAGGAACTATTTGGAACGAGTGCTTCTTATGAAACAAGTGCTATCGAAGACCAACTGAAAAAGATGATTTTGTCTGGATTGACGGATCTTTTTGCAGAGTCAAAAATCCCAGCTTTGGATTTAGCGATGCATTATGATGAATTGAGTGCACAAGGGCAAGCGAAGATGAAACAACGCTTCAGCGCATTCGGCTTTGACATCACTTCCCTCTATATTGAAAACTTATCGCTGCCTGAAGAAGTCGAGAAAGCGATGGATAAGCGCACAACGATGGGCGTGCTCGGCGATATGAATCAGTATCAGCAATACCAAGCCGCCGAAGCGATTCGTGAAGCGGCGCGCAATGAAGGCGGCGGATTAGCGGGCGCAGGTGCAGGACTTGGTGCTGGCGCTGCTCTAGGCGGCGTCATGGCCAATGCTTTTTCAGCAGCCCCTCAACAACCAGCGGCAGCACAGCCAGCGAAAATAAGCTGCCCCCATTGCCAAGCACAAATTGTAGCAACTGCTAAATTTTGTGGAGAATGTGGCAAAACGGTTCAAGTAGAAAAAGTGCCTTGTATTAGCTGTCAGGCTCCCCTCAATGCGGACGCCAAGTTTTGCGGAGAGTGTGGCGTGCAGCAAGTGACAGAAAAAACCTGTGCGAAATGCGGCAAGAAAAATGCACCAACAGCAAAATTCTGTGGAGACTGCGGAGACAATTTGTAATATGGAGGTAAATGGGGTGTTGGCATGACAGACGTAGAGAATGAAAAATATACAGTCGAACAGACAGAAGTGACTAAATGCCCTTCTTGTGGTGGCAATGCTGTATTTGATCCCAAGAGCGGGACGCTAAAATGCCCGTTTTGTGGAAGCGAACGGGAAATTGAAATGACGCAGCACAATACGATTGAGCATGATTTTTTACAAGCATTAGAGCAAGAAAATCATAGCTGGGACGATGAAAAACGAGTGTTTAGATGCGACAACTGTGGTGCAGAAACACTATTGGACAAAGATAAGGTAGCGGATTTCTGTTCATTTTGCGGGTCGTCACATATCGCGATTAGCGAGCATCATGCCGGCATCAAGCCCGCATTGGTACTGCCTTTTCAAATTCCAAAGGAAGAAGCGATTGATAAATTTAAAGTGTGGATACGAAAAAGATATTTTGCCCCAAACAAGCTAAAAAAGTCGTATACACTAGATAAATTATCAGGTGCCTATATTCCCTACTGGACATTTGATTCGCAAACAGATTCTAACTATGTAGTCAGAATTGGAACGTATTATTATGTGACTGTAACGCGCACTGTCATGGAAGATGGCAAACCGAAACAAGTAACAGAACAGGTACGTAAAATTAGATGGCGCACCGAACACGGCCGGTATAGTGAGTTTTTTGATGATGTATTAGTCAAAGCTTCTCGTAATGTGGCTAGTGGGCTGATTGACAATATTGAGCCTTTTCGTCTACATGAACTGGTTGATTATAAAACTCCCTATCTATCGGGCTTTTTAGCAGAAAGATATTCTATTCCGTTAAAAGAAGGCTGGACAGATGCAAAAGGGATGATTGACCAAGGCATTAGGAGCGGAATTCACGGGCAAGTCCATGGCGATGAAGTCCAAATAGTAAGTGTTTCCACCGATTATACAGGGATTACGTATAAGCATATTTTGTTGCCTATTTGGATTTCATCCTTTAGCTTTAACGATAAAATTTATCGTTTTCTCGTCAATGGACAGACTGGCAAGGTAAGTGGTAAATCACCGGTGAGCGCAGTCAAAGTTACATTTACTGTATTGGTCGTCATCGCCATTATCAGTGTCATTTGGTTTTTCATTCAGACTAACCAATAATCGAACGGAATGTTGACTTTGTTCAGACAACGTGCAATAATCATTCTAATTCACAAATCGATAAGCGTAGACGAAGATTAGTAAAAGTAGCAATGGACAGCAGAAAATGTGGTCACCGGCTGAAAGCCACAGTCCCTCTCCTACCCTGAACCTCCTTCTGAGCTGCCGTGGAAACCCGGCCGTGCCTTTCGCGTTACGAAAGAACGAGATGTACTAGTTGTATAATTGCTAGTAAAACTAGGTGGTACCGCGGAAACATGCGTTTTCGTCCTTTTTAATAAAGGATGAATGCGCATGTTTTTTTATTTCATTTAGTCGGGACAATTCACCAACTGAATGAAATAAAGCCTCCTTTGAAAAATCTGGACGCAAATCCGCCAAGGCGTATTTGATTTGTATATACGAAGGAGAGATTGATATGAGGAAAATTGTATTCATAGGTGCAGGTTCAATGGCGGAAGCCGTTATTGCAGGGATTGTTAAACAAGGTGTCATCGAGCCTCAGCAAGTCTATGTGATGAATAAATCAGATGACGAAAGACTGATTTCATTGCAAAATCAATATGGCGTTTCGATTGTTTGTAAAAATAAAGAGGCATTAAAAACAGCGGATTTAGTTGTACTAGCAACAAAACCGAAAGATATTCATCAAGTGATGGCAGACATTCGTCCCCTTCTTACGACACAAGCAGCTGTTTTATCCGTCATTGCGGGTATTTCCATCGAGACGATTGAAAATGGACTAGGTGCCAGGCCAGTTGCTCGTTCCATGCCAAATACATCGGCAACGATCGGCAAATCAGCGACTGGCATTGCCATGAATAACGCCGTCGATGACACACTGCGCCAGCATGTTCTCGGCCTATTGGAAGCCATTGGCCTAGTGAAAGAAGTCGAGGAAGACGATCTTCATGCAGTGACCGCCCTATCCGGTAGCGGCCCTGCCTATGTCTATTATTTGGCAGAAGCACTTGAAGAAGCCGCAATCGCTAAAGGACTCTCTAAAGAAGTTTCACGCTCACTTATCATCCAAACGCTCGAAGGCGCCGCGGCAATGATGAAAGAAACCGGCACAGAACCAGCAGAATTACGGAAAAACGTGACGAGTCCGAATGGCACGACTGAAGCGGGATTGAAAGCATTGGAAGGTAGATTATTTAAAGAAGCGATTGGTGAATGCATTGATAAAGCAACAGCGCGCTCGCGGGAGCTTGGGGCGCAATCTTAAAGTACTCGAAACACACACACTTCCTACATCAGGATAGACGATGAAAAGGGCGCTGCCCTGAAAGTCAGTTTTCACTAACTTTTTGGACAGCCCCAGCTTTATATCCTTTGATAAGCACCATTGGAAACTTATCGAGCAATTCGAGGTCATTATCGATCAATTGCCAAAGGTTATCGATCATTTCCGAGAAGTTATCGATCAATTAAGCAGAGTTATTGTCATTTCGGGATCTTCGACTCATAAAAATGAAGCAGCACTCTACCCTATTGCTGAAATTCAACAGACCTAACAGACGTCAAATCCTTCTGCCGATACACACTTAACACGACGCCCATTATAAAAGCATTCAATAAAATCGGCATTAAGCCATAACTAATGAACGGTAAAGAAATCGAAGTAATCGGGATCAATCCCAGCGTCATACCAACATTGCTAACCAACTGGACCGTATACAGCGCAACAGCGCCCACTAACAACAGCTTGCCAAATGGATCATGGATGATACGCGCAATCATCATAATTCTCACTATAAAAAGGGCAAGAATGGTGAATAGTGCAAAGGCAGCTAACCAGCCAAAGTAATACGTAAAGCCAGCAAAAACAAAATCAGCGTGGACATCGGGTATCGTCACACTATTCAGCGCGTTCCCAAACCAACCCGCCTTTGATATATGGTCTTCGAGGAGCAACATCATATAGCCAGCTCCATTTTCATACTGTTCTGGGTTGATAAATGCCAGAAAACGCTCTTTCTGATACATATGCGCAAATTGCAAAAATAGAAAACCAAACAATAATAACGAACCTGCTATCGTTCCCGTAATCGTAAGCTTTATTTTCCAACTAAATCGACTACACCAAAATAGCCCAAATACCATAACGGTGTAGATATACACTGCTGGAAGATTAGCAGTGTTCAAAAGGAACACAAAAGAAACTATGAACAATAACCCCAAATGCCAAAGCTTCAACTTTTTATGATTTAAAAAAGAAGCCCATGCTAACAGAAAAAATGGCATAGTTATCAAACTATCCAACGAATAGGGTCCTATCACTAGGAGAGATTTACCATTGCGTAAATGTGGAGAAACTTGCAGTATCACTAAAAATAGCATACTAAGCCCATAAAATAACCAACCAAACCTTTCTACTCTTCGATAATTTATTAACATTATGCTGAAAGCTAACATCCCACCTACCAAGGAATAGATAACTTTCTGTGTAGCAAAATAGCTGGCATCTACGTTAAATCGCAATAGAAATTCAGTTTCAATGAACAAAATCGGCAAAAACCCCAACCCCATCGTCGTCACCAACAACATCACCATCAGCCAATCCACCTTTGGCCGATGAAGCTTATTCAGCTGTTGGCCCAGCGTTACCGGACTTCCCATCTGCACGACAGCTTTTTCTTCAGCTGCTGCTTCATCTATTCCTTTTTCCATCCACTTGTTCTTCGCTTCTTTTATATGATGATCCAACTCCGCCGCCACAAACTCCTTCGCTTCTTTCGATTTAATCTGATCTCTAACTTCCCCTAAAAAAGATTGACTATTCTTATGCACCCGCCACTCACCCCTCCACGATGTCTTTCAAAGTGAATCGTCTACCGCTCGATTGCTTCTCCATTTTCCGTAATAACTTATTGCCTTTATTG comes from Sporosarcina sp. FSL K6-3457 and encodes:
- a CDS encoding transposase encodes the protein MKKRKSYGTIMVNLADSRVIDLIESREKEDVVIWLSLFPNIKYVSRDGSLTYAAAIREAHPEAHHISDRFHLVKNLTDASTLCMYRILAGRIVIPLTKEQNAMNELLTSKPSRRTKILWVKSLASQGRTIQDIRTQTKCSLQTIQKYIRMREEEIPKDLEDQRGREHTEAIQKIMDKVKEVKALQVKGYSIRKIADETGYTKRTIKNYLSPDFNPIHGQYGVQRPGKLSPFRNEVIALRSKGTTYKEIHASILQKGYTGSEAAIRQFIAKEKRLQGDLENDVIAGSTEIVERKWLIKLLYKPLDKVKAISLEQVENVVEKYPLVGTLIRLVWRFKEILQSGEKELLHTWISEAAALELNELTSFLNGIKKDIDAVENACTLPYNNGLAEGSINKLKTIKRIMYGRNSFELLRNKLLLLESRKFN
- a CDS encoding NUDIX hydrolase; protein product: MKLAFYYLNSVNENKLEFAVISAIYKGKWVYVRHKERNTWEIAGGHREQGETIEETAKRELFEETGCTDVDLIPICDYSMDDSVTKTFGRLYLGRIKEIGQLPVSEIDELKLIDSLSDNLTYSDIQPKLYEKTLAFIQDCEVMPLK
- a CDS encoding GNAT family N-acetyltransferase codes for the protein MIEHKKFSNLETDRLLLRNVNHKDVDFIYRLFSDERVCEFLYDEELFISRNDAIEFVEWSKNPEVKGCNRWILVKKGANQEQIGTCGFDYWDRTNNIAEIGYDLWHEYWGKGYMKEALISAIESGFNNMGLNRINAFVALENINSIKLLEKLGFKNEGIYRDKHLFRGKYYDYYSFSLLKKTGINSKVNSTRPL
- the plsY gene encoding glycerol-3-phosphate 1-O-acyltransferase PlsY, giving the protein MNILILILSYLIGSISFALVIGKIFYKKDIRDYGSGNLGATNAYRVLGIKAGVIVAIADILKGTFACLLPLILGSTVNPIVCGLLAILGHIFSVFASFKGGKAVATATGVFLFFTPLGVFVGFVVFVLTLLFSKYVSLSSMLASIALFIYSLLFEDKVIIALSLLISVSIIILHRQNIKRIVNGTENKIVGN
- a CDS encoding SDR family NAD(P)-dependent oxidoreductase, whose protein sequence is MNKRKSVVVTGATSGVGYALTKRLLQEGHDVWATGRAPDKLWELQNAGAQTVPADLSNKEDVERLLAQIGTPDIVIFSAGVGTFNYAHETSDESIESMMAVNVVAPMQLTKRLLPGMLERRQGHLIFLGSQAGKVATPKASIYAASKHAMIGYTNALRMEVAPFGIHVTTINPGPIDTPFLDLADDTGSYRTSLGRHLLAVEDVVDAVMKTVGHPVRDVDLPWYMGVTSKLHAVAPTLVERLGRKYFMKK
- a CDS encoding MBL fold metallo-hydrolase → MIHKIIIPTPFAVGDVNAFLMKGDTLSLVDAGPKTPEAYAALEHGIREAGYSFNDIEQVILTHHHPDHAGWMDAFERATVLGHTYNDLWLKRDDDFFKYHDAFYLERLMEEGVPEEYLIWVKRMKRSAALMGERPLNRTLAEGDALPGHAGWTVMETPGHAQSHLVFWNEQTGEMIGGDLVLEKVSSNPLIEPPLDPKMGRPRSLLQYNASLKRLLTLPVDIIYSGHGNEVRNIHALIENRLVKQRERAMKVLAMMDGGPRTIFELTKELFPAVYEKELGLTLSETIGQTDYLVDEGLVVETRDEGGVYHYEQA
- a CDS encoding SPFH domain-containing protein, with the protein product MGLFGFFKSQFIEVIEWTDSSTNTMVYRFPVQNNEIKMGAELTVRESQVAIFVNEGEIADVFGPGRHQLYTQNMPILTKLKSWKHGFESPFKAEVYFVNTKQFINQKWGTSNPIMMRDAEFGMIRLRGYGIYSYRVSEPTVFLKELFGTSASYETSAIEDQLKKMILSGLTDLFAESKIPALDLAMHYDELSAQGQAKMKQRFSAFGFDITSLYIENLSLPEEVEKAMDKRTTMGVLGDMNQYQQYQAAEAIREAARNEGGGLAGAGAGLGAGAALGGVMANAFSAAPQQPAAAQPAKISCPHCQAQIVATAKFCGECGKTVQVEKVPCISCQAPLNADAKFCGECGVQQVTEKTCAKCGKKNAPTAKFCGDCGDNL
- a CDS encoding TFIIB-type zinc ribbon-containing protein gives rise to the protein MTDVENEKYTVEQTEVTKCPSCGGNAVFDPKSGTLKCPFCGSEREIEMTQHNTIEHDFLQALEQENHSWDDEKRVFRCDNCGAETLLDKDKVADFCSFCGSSHIAISEHHAGIKPALVLPFQIPKEEAIDKFKVWIRKRYFAPNKLKKSYTLDKLSGAYIPYWTFDSQTDSNYVVRIGTYYYVTVTRTVMEDGKPKQVTEQVRKIRWRTEHGRYSEFFDDVLVKASRNVASGLIDNIEPFRLHELVDYKTPYLSGFLAERYSIPLKEGWTDAKGMIDQGIRSGIHGQVHGDEVQIVSVSTDYTGITYKHILLPIWISSFSFNDKIYRFLVNGQTGKVSGKSPVSAVKVTFTVLVVIAIISVIWFFIQTNQ
- the proC gene encoding pyrroline-5-carboxylate reductase; the protein is MRKIVFIGAGSMAEAVIAGIVKQGVIEPQQVYVMNKSDDERLISLQNQYGVSIVCKNKEALKTADLVVLATKPKDIHQVMADIRPLLTTQAAVLSVIAGISIETIENGLGARPVARSMPNTSATIGKSATGIAMNNAVDDTLRQHVLGLLEAIGLVKEVEEDDLHAVTALSGSGPAYVYYLAEALEEAAIAKGLSKEVSRSLIIQTLEGAAAMMKETGTEPAELRKNVTSPNGTTEAGLKALEGRLFKEAIGECIDKATARSRELGAQS
- a CDS encoding FtsW/RodA/SpoVE family cell cycle protein, which codes for MHKNSQSFLGEVRDQIKSKEAKEFVAAELDHHIKEAKNKWMEKGIDEAAAEEKAVVQMGSPVTLGQQLNKLHRPKVDWLMVMLLVTTMGLGFLPILFIETEFLLRFNVDASYFATQKVIYSLVGGMLAFSIMLINYRRVERFGWLFYGLSMLFLVILQVSPHLRNGKSLLVIGPYSLDSLITMPFFLLAWASFLNHKKLKLWHLGLLFIVSFVFLLNTANLPAVYIYTVMVFGLFWCSRFSWKIKLTITGTIAGSLLLFGFLFLQFAHMYQKERFLAFINPEQYENGAGYMMLLLEDHISKAGWFGNALNSVTIPDVHADFVFAGFTYYFGWLAAFALFTILALFIVRIMMIARIIHDPFGKLLLVGAVALYTVQLVSNVGMTLGLIPITSISLPFISYGLMPILLNAFIMGVVLSVYRQKDLTSVRSVEFQQ